The sequence below is a genomic window from Nocardia fluminea.
CCACCGCGATCGGCGTCGGACTGCTGCCGGTGTTCACCAAGGACATGTTCGACAAGTTCCCCACGTCCGCGCAGATCCTGCTGGACAGCGGCGTCACTCTCGGCGCGGCCACCGCGTTCCTGCTGAACCTGGTCTTCAACCACACCTCCCTCGGCGCGATGGCCCGCGCCGCGATCGTCGAACCGGCCGATACGAAAGAACCCGCCACCGAAGCCGAACCGACGACCACCACCACCACCACCACGAACCCCGCCGTCGCCATCTGACCGAGCCAAAAACCACACCGCGACACCGCCATGACCACACTCCCAGCCCCGCACATCCCGACCCCGAGGAGGGATCGCCGACGAAGTCGGCGGTTCGCGCCCGTCCCGTCGATCAGGTGCCGTTGCGTAGGCGACGAAGGAGCAAGCAACGGCACCTGATCGACGGGACCGCCAGGGGCGCGAACCCGAGCGCGCCAGCGCTCCAAAAACACAGCTACTGTGCGGGGATGGAGATAGCAGGCAAGGTCGCGATCGTCACCGGCGCGGGCGCGGGTATCGGTGCCGCACTCGCCTATCGCCTCGTCGCCGGTGACGCGCGGGTCGTCGTCGCCGACCTCGACGTGGACAGCGCGAGGAAGGTGGCGGCCGACCTCGGCGACCACGCGATCGCGGTCGGTGGCGATGTGGCGAACGAACAGGTCGTGGCCGAACTGATCGCCACCGCCGAGCGCGAATTCGGTCCGGTGGACCTGTATTTCGCGAACGCGGGCATCGGCGGCGGCCCCGGACTCGACAGCACCGAGGCCCAGTGGGCGAGCACCATCGAGGTGAACGTGATGGCCCACGTGCGGGCCGCGAAACTGCTCGTCCCCGGCTGGCTGGAGCGCGGCAGCGGCTATTTCGTCTCCACCGCGTCCGCCGCGGGACTGCTCACCCAAATCGGTTCCGCCCCTTACTCGGTGACCAAACACGCCGCAGTCGGCTTCGCGGAATGGCTTTCGGTCACCTACGGCGACAAGGGCATTCGTGTGAGCTGCCTGTGCCCGATGGGAGTGGACACTCAGCTGCTCTCCGGTGCGCTCATCCCCGACGACCCGGAGGCGGGCGCGCTGGCGATCAAGGCCGTGAAGACGGCGGGCGCGGTGCTCTCCCCCGAGGAAGTGGCCGACACCGTCGTCGAGGCGATGGCCGCCGAACACTTCCTGATCCTGCCGCACCCCGAGGTCTTGCAGATGTACCGCAACAAGGGTTCGGACTACGACCGGTGGATTTCCGGCATGCGGCGGTTCCAGGCCGTGCTGCGCGCGTGAACCAGGGACGGTGCACCCGAAAAAATTCGGCGAGGTAGCGGCGAGATCGCTCGATTCCTGCCACGATGGTTTCCTAGCCGACGGTCACGAACCGCTGACCGGCGGAGGTCTACGCGGAGATCCGGCGATGGCGCACCTGATGTACTTCAAGAAGATTCGCGACGAACTCACCGAGGTCGAGTACCTGTGGGGGCCGAGCCGAGAACAACTCGACTCGTCCCTGGTGATCGACAAGAGGACCTTCGCCGCCCTACCTGGACCACCCGACTCACCCGCGGGCCAGATCATCCTGCGCGCCCGCCGCGGCAGCGAATGGCCCGAGGTGGGCGTCATCGCGTCCTGAGCGCTGTACCGCGACGGGCGTCGGACATGGCCCCTCGGTAGGCGTGATCGCACTCGAGCGCTAGTCGGTGACGAGCTCCGCGGCCGCTGTCCGCACCGCGTCCGGGATCGCCACCGGCTTGCGGGTGTCGGCGTCGACATAGACGTGGACGAATTCGCCGGTGGCGGCGAGTTCGAGCCCGTCGTCACCCACCCGGAAGATCGCCAGATCGTAGGTGATGCTGGAGTTGCCGAGGCGGGCGATCCGCAGGCCCACCTGGAGCTGGTCGGGAAAGCTCACCGAGCCGTGGAAACGGCACGAGGTCTGTGCGACGACGCCGAGCGCGGGCAGCTCGGTGATGTCGGTGCCGGTGGCGCGCATCAGCCAGGCGTTCACGGCGGTGTCGAAGTAGGAGTAGTAGGTCACGTTGTTCACGTGGCCGTACTGGTCGTTGTCGGCCCACCGGGTCGGCATCGGCCACAGGACGGGATAGCTCATCGGGCCATCATGCCGCGCTTCCCTGCCGGTGGTCGCGCGGGCTCACCCCGAAGTGCCGTTTGAAGGCGGTGCTGAGGGCGAAGGCGCTGCCGTAGCCGACCTGGTGCGCGATGGATTCCACCGTCGCGTCGGATTCGGCCAGCAGATCGGCCGCGAGCGAGAGCCGCCATTCGGTCAAAAAGCTCATCGGCGGTTCCCCGACCAGGTCGCTGAACCGGCGAGCCAGCGCGGCCCGGGACATGCCGACCGCCTCGGCCAGGGCCACCACCGTCCACGGGTGGGCGGGATTGTGCTGGAGCAGGCGCAGGGCCTTGCCGACCAGCGGGTCGCTGTAGGCGTGGTACCAGGCGGGGGCGTCGTCGCGGGCGAACCAGGCCCGCAGGGCCGCGATGAGCAGCAGGTCGAGCAGGCGGTCCAGGACGGCGGTCTGCGCGGGCAGGTCCTTGGTCGCCTCGTCGACGAGCAGATCGAGCAGGCGGGTATCGAGCTCACCGCGCGGCAGCACCGCGACCTGTGGCAGCGCCCGCAGCAATCGCCTGCTCACCGC
It includes:
- a CDS encoding SDR family oxidoreductase; amino-acid sequence: MEIAGKVAIVTGAGAGIGAALAYRLVAGDARVVVADLDVDSARKVAADLGDHAIAVGGDVANEQVVAELIATAEREFGPVDLYFANAGIGGGPGLDSTEAQWASTIEVNVMAHVRAAKLLVPGWLERGSGYFVSTASAAGLLTQIGSAPYSVTKHAAVGFAEWLSVTYGDKGIRVSCLCPMGVDTQLLSGALIPDDPEAGALAIKAVKTAGAVLSPEEVADTVVEAMAAEHFLILPHPEVLQMYRNKGSDYDRWISGMRRFQAVLRA
- a CDS encoding acyl-CoA thioesterase, with the protein product MSYPVLWPMPTRWADNDQYGHVNNVTYYSYFDTAVNAWLMRATGTDITELPALGVVAQTSCRFHGSVSFPDQLQVGLRIARLGNSSITYDLAIFRVGDDGLELAATGEFVHVYVDADTRKPVAIPDAVRTAAAELVTD
- a CDS encoding AraC family transcriptional regulator encodes the protein MDALAGLLEGPRARGAFLMCSLLNPPWSLRVQDEAPLTVLAMIRGKAWVSTDSMPPRQLGAGDVAVFRGPQPYTVADDPATEPQVVIQPGQITTTPDGEILCETLSLGVRQWGTDIDGETLMVTGTYESAGAVSRRLLRALPQVAVLPRGELDTRLLDLLVDEATKDLPAQTAVLDRLLDLLLIAALRAWFARDDAPAWYHAYSDPLVGKALRLLQHNPAHPWTVVALAEAVGMSRAALARRFSDLVGEPPMSFLTEWRLSLAADLLAESDATVESIAHQVGYGSAFALSTAFKRHFGVSPRDHRQGSAA